The proteins below come from a single Hyphomicrobium denitrificans ATCC 51888 genomic window:
- a CDS encoding helix-turn-helix transcriptional regulator, with protein sequence MTKSRADRLSRLPANLAPRGLSREEAATYIGISPGKFDKMVDDGLMPKPKPIGGRRVWDLRKLDSYFDALPDTDGDRDSLGDIWDRAAV encoded by the coding sequence ATGACGAAATCTCGCGCTGATCGCCTGAGCAGATTGCCGGCCAATCTGGCGCCGCGCGGGTTGTCGCGCGAGGAAGCCGCGACTTACATCGGCATAAGTCCCGGTAAGTTCGACAAAATGGTCGATGACGGATTAATGCCTAAGCCCAAACCTATAGGGGGCCGCCGCGTCTGGGATCTCCGCAAGCTTGACTCTTACTTCGATGCTCTGCCCGATACCGATGGCGATCGTGATTCTCTTGGTGACATCTGGGACCGCGCCGCCGTATGA
- a CDS encoding ERF family protein — translation MSALATITQTPVAITPMEMLNSAITRGDSLDKLERLMDLNDRWEKAQAKKAFIEAKAAFKASAPVITKDKTNNQYNSRYASIGSVVNAVNEALSKHGLDADWQFDQSNGIRVTCILTHVAGHSESVSLVGTPDTSGAKNPLQQIKSTLTYLKLATFEAVTGIATKEGNRDDDGNASGVVSFISDEQVEELTALITETKTDIAKFLEIGKVESLSDITTADFGKAKALLLSKKKKDVSK, via the coding sequence ATGAGCGCTCTCGCAACAATAACTCAAACGCCCGTCGCTATCACGCCAATGGAGATGTTAAACTCCGCCATTACCCGCGGTGACAGCCTCGACAAGCTCGAACGTCTCATGGATCTAAATGATCGGTGGGAGAAAGCGCAAGCCAAGAAGGCATTCATCGAAGCCAAGGCCGCGTTCAAAGCGTCCGCTCCGGTGATCACGAAGGACAAAACGAACAATCAATATAATTCCCGATACGCGTCGATCGGGAGCGTCGTCAACGCCGTCAATGAGGCGCTGAGCAAACATGGTCTGGACGCCGACTGGCAGTTTGATCAGTCGAACGGCATCCGCGTCACCTGCATCCTAACGCATGTCGCTGGTCATTCGGAGAGCGTCTCGCTTGTCGGAACTCCGGATACATCGGGCGCGAAGAACCCGCTGCAGCAAATCAAATCGACGCTGACCTATTTGAAGCTCGCGACGTTCGAGGCGGTCACCGGCATTGCCACCAAGGAAGGTAATCGCGATGACGACGGAAACGCTTCTGGCGTGGTTTCATTTATCAGTGATGAGCAGGTCGAGGAACTGACCGCACTGATCACCGAGACAAAGACTGACATCGCCAAATTCCTCGAGATCGGCAAGGTCGAAAGTCTATCCGATATAACCACCGCAGATTTCGGGAAGGCGAAAGCCCTTCTTCTCTCCAAAAAGAAGAAGGACGTTTCCAAATGA
- the recJ gene encoding single-stranded-DNA-specific exonuclease RecJ, whose translation MRSTSLAKAAIESQDDGGAFLGVRSSARGFQWRERLRPELKSLATAIGQHHGLPEMIGRILAARNVGLDAVPGFLDPTLKSLMPDPSVLRDMDKAAARLADAIEGKQRVAIFGDYDVDGACSSALLHRFLSHHDVPSRIYIPDRLFEGYGPNVGAIETLVNEGAKLIVTVDCGTTSFEPLAAARKLGADVVVVDHHQADERLPDVEAVVNPNRQDDISGQGMLCAAGVVFLVLVAVMRELRRRGFYTSVREPDLLASLDLVALATVADVVPLVALNRAYVKKGLAVMRARENVGLTALADVAGLTTPPTPYHLGFILGPRINAGGRIGNAALGATLLSTSDTVEAQKIAELLNRLNKERRDVEAIMLEEALAIADQQVADDPARAMVIVASETWHKGIVGLVASRLVERFRRPACVIAWEAEASRPNEGTGSLRSIPGVDLGAAVRAAVSAGLLVKGGGHAMAAGLTVGRNNLAALEAHFQTQLRTATVTANEAAGLDIDAALVASGATTELMDMIERVSPFGQGNPDPRFVFPAHRVKFAKVVGDAHARVLIEGGDGARLDAIAFRAAGQPLGDLLMSGGGMPLHVAGHLRRDTWGGRDRVELQIEDAADPRRQS comes from the coding sequence GTGCGCTCAACAAGTCTGGCGAAGGCGGCAATAGAGAGCCAGGACGACGGCGGCGCGTTTCTCGGCGTGCGCTCGAGTGCGCGCGGCTTCCAATGGCGCGAGCGGCTGCGGCCCGAGTTGAAGTCGCTCGCGACGGCGATCGGCCAGCATCACGGCTTGCCCGAAATGATCGGCCGCATTCTCGCGGCGCGTAACGTCGGGTTGGACGCCGTGCCGGGCTTCCTCGATCCGACGCTGAAATCGTTGATGCCCGATCCGAGCGTGCTCCGCGACATGGACAAGGCGGCCGCGCGACTCGCAGACGCGATCGAAGGCAAGCAGCGCGTCGCGATCTTCGGCGACTATGACGTCGACGGCGCGTGCTCGTCGGCGCTGCTGCATCGCTTTCTTTCGCATCATGACGTGCCGTCGCGCATCTACATTCCGGACCGGCTGTTTGAAGGCTACGGGCCGAACGTCGGCGCCATCGAAACGCTCGTCAACGAAGGCGCGAAGCTGATCGTGACCGTCGATTGCGGCACGACGAGTTTCGAGCCGCTAGCTGCGGCGCGCAAGCTCGGCGCCGATGTCGTCGTCGTCGATCACCATCAGGCCGACGAGCGGCTTCCCGATGTCGAAGCGGTCGTCAATCCGAACCGCCAGGACGATATTTCGGGGCAAGGAATGCTGTGCGCCGCGGGCGTCGTGTTCCTCGTTCTCGTTGCGGTGATGCGCGAGTTGAGACGGCGCGGCTTTTACACCAGCGTGCGCGAGCCGGATCTGCTGGCATCGCTCGATCTCGTGGCGCTCGCGACCGTCGCCGACGTCGTTCCGCTCGTCGCTCTCAACCGCGCCTATGTCAAAAAAGGTCTCGCGGTGATGCGTGCCCGCGAGAATGTCGGTTTGACGGCGCTGGCCGATGTCGCAGGGCTGACGACGCCACCAACACCCTATCACCTCGGGTTCATTCTCGGACCGCGCATCAATGCAGGCGGGCGCATCGGCAATGCGGCCCTCGGCGCGACTCTGCTTTCAACGAGCGACACGGTCGAAGCACAGAAGATCGCCGAGCTTCTCAATCGCCTGAACAAAGAGCGCCGCGACGTCGAAGCGATCATGCTCGAGGAAGCGCTCGCGATCGCCGATCAGCAGGTGGCCGACGATCCCGCGCGCGCGATGGTCATCGTCGCGTCGGAGACATGGCATAAAGGGATCGTCGGGCTCGTCGCCAGCCGCCTGGTCGAACGCTTTCGCAGACCCGCATGTGTCATTGCGTGGGAAGCAGAAGCCTCGCGTCCGAACGAGGGAACGGGCTCGCTCCGATCCATACCGGGCGTTGATCTCGGCGCGGCCGTGCGTGCGGCCGTTTCTGCTGGGCTGCTCGTCAAGGGAGGCGGCCACGCGATGGCGGCCGGATTGACGGTCGGACGGAACAATCTTGCGGCGCTCGAAGCTCATTTTCAGACGCAGCTCAGGACGGCGACCGTCACAGCGAACGAAGCCGCAGGGCTCGATATCGATGCTGCGCTCGTCGCGTCGGGCGCCACGACCGAGCTGATGGATATGATCGAGCGCGTCAGTCCGTTCGGGCAGGGGAATCCCGACCCGCGCTTCGTGTTCCCTGCCCATCGGGTGAAGTTCGCGAAGGTGGTGGGGGATGCGCACGCTCGGGTGCTGATCGAGGGCGGCGACGGCGCGCGTCTCGACGCCATCGCGTTCCGCGCCGCAGGCCAGCCGCTGGGCGATCTGCTGATGTCGGGCGGGGGAATGCCGCTGCACGTCGCCGGGCACCTCCGGCGCGATACCTGGGGCGGGCGCGACCGGGTCGAACTTCAGATCGAGGATGCGGCCGATCCTCGCCGGCAGTCCTGA
- a CDS encoding tyrosine-type recombinase/integrase, with protein MTVGADMRIGYRYLVEDTDRHGNVRIYFRYPGYRKIRLRERPTSPEFAERYSSLIEQFATGCYKEAEKTSVSAVPGTLGWLVTAFRASKDFSNLDPSTQRTRARVLESMLNEPIFQEAAETFRNFPLDRIKLSDLEVLRDRKKALPGAATDRVKALRPMFKWATSKKHCVANPAISLTKPRLISNGHHTWLPDEIEAFQRRHPLGTKAHLALSIMLYTGARRSDAVQLGRQHEQGDSLRWTAHKNRNRYPTIIHIPMLQPLAAAIQAGPTGDMVYLLTEYGKPFTIAGFGNWFHDRCIEAGLPQCSAHGLRKAGSTRAAEAGATAHQLMAMFGWRSLAEAEIYTRAAERKKMAALGMAFLEKGVQAGESVPPIPDIKSSGTNNKKKPAKSDAAGAAGAPYGSRTRLFRLKI; from the coding sequence ATGACCGTGGGGGCGGACATGCGCATCGGATACCGGTATCTCGTCGAGGATACCGACAGGCACGGCAATGTGCGCATCTATTTTCGGTATCCGGGATATCGGAAGATCCGTCTCCGAGAGAGACCGACGTCGCCCGAGTTTGCAGAACGTTATAGCTCCCTCATCGAGCAGTTTGCGACGGGTTGCTATAAAGAAGCCGAGAAGACATCAGTCAGCGCGGTACCAGGGACCCTAGGGTGGCTCGTCACGGCCTTCCGCGCATCGAAGGATTTCTCCAATCTCGATCCGTCGACACAGCGCACGAGAGCACGCGTACTCGAATCGATGCTGAATGAGCCGATTTTTCAGGAGGCCGCTGAGACATTCAGAAACTTCCCTCTAGACCGCATTAAACTGTCGGACCTAGAAGTTTTGCGCGACCGCAAGAAGGCTCTGCCGGGTGCCGCAACAGACCGGGTCAAGGCACTTCGGCCGATGTTCAAATGGGCGACATCCAAAAAGCATTGCGTTGCGAATCCCGCGATCAGCCTAACTAAACCTCGTTTGATCTCGAACGGTCACCACACTTGGCTACCGGATGAGATTGAAGCGTTCCAGCGCCGCCATCCGTTAGGAACTAAGGCGCACCTCGCCCTATCTATTATGCTGTATACCGGCGCCCGGAGATCGGATGCGGTGCAGCTTGGCCGGCAGCACGAACAAGGTGATTCTCTCCGATGGACGGCCCACAAGAACCGGAACCGGTATCCCACCATCATTCACATCCCCATGCTGCAGCCGCTTGCCGCCGCAATACAGGCCGGGCCCACCGGTGACATGGTCTACCTTTTGACTGAGTACGGTAAGCCCTTCACGATCGCCGGTTTCGGGAACTGGTTTCACGACCGATGCATCGAGGCTGGTCTGCCACAATGCTCCGCACACGGGCTGCGTAAAGCTGGATCAACGCGCGCGGCGGAAGCCGGCGCCACGGCACATCAGTTGATGGCTATGTTCGGTTGGCGAAGCTTGGCGGAGGCCGAGATATATACGCGCGCCGCCGAGCGGAAAAAAATGGCGGCCTTGGGCATGGCGTTCTTGGAAAAGGGTGTCCAGGCAGGAGAAAGCGTCCCACCAATCCCAGATATAAAATCTAGTGGGACAAATAATAAGAAAAAGCCAGCGAAATCAGATGCGGCCGGTGCCGCTGGCGCTCCCTACGGGAGTCGAACCCGTCTTTTCAGATTGAAAATCTGA
- a CDS encoding helix-turn-helix domain-containing protein yields MTLLFSFAMVKTSALVSLLDVHKSAGKAELPAMERLEDQVKKALAKRLKLARKEAGFRFANEFSRVLNIEEHTYRSWERGTHMPDVYTLTRICKLLNVEPNDLLPLAIKKRSSSESSGGESKAA; encoded by the coding sequence TTGACCTTACTTTTTTCATTCGCTATGGTCAAGACCTCTGCGCTCGTCAGTTTGCTTGACGTGCATAAGTCCGCGGGTAAGGCAGAATTACCCGCTATGGAAAGGCTCGAAGATCAGGTGAAGAAGGCGTTGGCCAAGAGATTGAAGCTCGCCCGAAAGGAGGCTGGCTTCCGCTTTGCAAACGAGTTTTCGCGAGTGCTCAATATCGAGGAGCACACCTATCGCTCATGGGAGCGAGGAACGCATATGCCCGACGTCTACACGCTTACACGCATCTGTAAGCTGCTGAATGTTGAGCCAAATGACCTTCTTCCTTTGGCTATAAAAAAAAGATCATCCAGCGAGAGTTCGGGTGGGGAATCAAAGGCCGCGTGA
- a CDS encoding HNH endonuclease produces the protein MSEKFCAVTAEQLREVLHYNPDSGVFVWKVRVARPVRIGMIAGSQQSCGYRNIKVGGHMYLAHRLAWLYMTGKWPNALLDHINGIRDDNRFANLREATQTQNQCNSRKRRNNTSGLKGVSFFARRSCWRAQIRVHGRSIGLGYFDTPEQAHAAYIAGSQKYHGEFARTE, from the coding sequence GTGAGCGAGAAATTCTGCGCAGTTACCGCCGAACAATTGCGAGAAGTCCTCCACTATAATCCTGATAGTGGTGTGTTCGTTTGGAAGGTCCGCGTCGCTCGACCTGTCCGGATTGGCATGATAGCGGGCTCTCAACAGAGTTGCGGATATCGAAACATAAAAGTAGGCGGCCACATGTATCTCGCCCACCGGCTTGCATGGCTATATATGACCGGGAAATGGCCGAATGCACTGCTAGATCACATCAATGGCATTCGAGATGATAATCGGTTCGCGAATTTGCGCGAAGCGACCCAAACACAAAATCAATGCAATTCCCGCAAACGCCGCAACAATACCTCTGGACTTAAGGGAGTTAGTTTCTTTGCGCGCCGAAGCTGCTGGCGTGCTCAGATCCGGGTGCACGGCAGATCAATCGGCCTTGGCTACTTTGACACTCCGGAACAAGCTCACGCAGCCTACATTGCAGGTTCACAAAAATACCATGGTGAGTTCGCGAGGACTGAGTGA
- a CDS encoding lambda exonuclease family protein, producing the protein MNVIDCEQNSAEWLAARCGNLGASSIADMVAKTRTGWGASRFNLAARIVCERLTGTPQESYTNAAMQWGHDTEPQARAMYEFMRDVAVQQVGLVLHPSINKSHASPDGLVGDAGLIEIKCPNTATHIETLLSEDVEGKYIKQMQWQMACCGRAWCDFVSFDPRLPAEMQMFVQRVPRDDGFIAELEREARLFLAEIDKTIATLSDKYLSREAAE; encoded by the coding sequence ATGAACGTCATCGACTGTGAGCAGAATAGCGCGGAGTGGCTGGCGGCGCGCTGCGGAAACCTTGGGGCCTCGAGCATTGCCGATATGGTCGCCAAGACGCGAACAGGCTGGGGCGCATCGCGGTTCAACCTAGCTGCCCGTATCGTTTGCGAACGCCTGACCGGAACCCCGCAAGAGTCCTACACGAACGCCGCGATGCAGTGGGGACACGATACCGAGCCGCAGGCGCGCGCAATGTATGAATTCATGCGCGACGTTGCCGTTCAGCAAGTTGGCCTCGTCCTGCATCCGTCCATCAACAAGAGCCACGCTTCTCCGGATGGTCTTGTTGGCGATGCCGGCCTCATCGAAATCAAATGCCCCAACACCGCGACGCACATTGAAACGCTGCTGAGCGAGGATGTGGAAGGCAAATACATCAAGCAGATGCAGTGGCAGATGGCTTGCTGCGGCCGGGCTTGGTGCGACTTCGTTTCGTTCGACCCGCGCCTGCCGGCAGAAATGCAGATGTTCGTTCAGCGCGTTCCCCGCGATGACGGCTTTATCGCGGAGTTGGAGCGCGAGGCCCGGTTGTTCCTTGCGGAGATCGACAAAACGATCGCGACGCTTTCGGACAAATACCTAAGTCGCGAGGCCGCCGAATGA
- a CDS encoding HNH endonuclease, translated as MRSPWHHEPRKFLTEQQAAKLFLERGGVCSQCGRKLMPADDWIVEHALALENGGTNDWSNLTLTCAWCKPKKDAHDHATAGHGRRMAAKHIISKSMRKKSALSKKPGTKFNWAAGRYERQEDES; from the coding sequence GTGAGATCACCCTGGCACCATGAGCCGCGCAAGTTCCTGACAGAGCAGCAGGCGGCGAAGCTGTTTCTCGAACGCGGCGGCGTGTGCAGTCAATGTGGGCGCAAGCTCATGCCGGCTGATGACTGGATCGTGGAGCACGCGCTTGCTCTTGAGAATGGCGGCACGAACGACTGGTCAAATCTGACGCTCACATGCGCCTGGTGCAAGCCGAAGAAGGACGCTCACGATCACGCTACAGCTGGCCACGGACGACGCATGGCCGCCAAGCACATCATCTCGAAATCGATGCGTAAGAAGTCGGCTCTCTCAAAGAAGCCGGGAACGAAATTCAATTGGGCCGCTGGACGATACGAGCGCCAAGAGGACGAGTCATGA
- a CDS encoding transcription termination/antitermination NusG family protein encodes MTWYAIRTNPQREFLLAGRYDENGEWRPGVLEKKGYDQVFCPTETKFRKTIKKGRRVSIPVLYPMFCGYIFVGGRFSWLELMAENYITAAVGFPDEFGRRRPAPISDYEMAKLREMSGGLIPHRRSVNTHRAFRVGEMAAIAAGPFAHQVAQIAGLHGTKARVFLNLFNGTREVEVDLDMLDVA; translated from the coding sequence TTGACCTGGTACGCCATACGCACCAATCCACAACGTGAATTCCTGCTCGCTGGCCGTTATGACGAGAACGGGGAATGGCGCCCCGGCGTGCTCGAGAAAAAGGGCTACGACCAAGTATTCTGCCCGACGGAAACGAAGTTCCGGAAGACGATCAAGAAGGGCCGCCGCGTCTCGATCCCCGTCCTCTATCCCATGTTTTGCGGCTACATTTTTGTCGGAGGGCGGTTCTCATGGCTCGAGCTGATGGCAGAGAACTACATCACCGCTGCTGTTGGTTTTCCAGATGAGTTCGGTAGGCGCCGGCCTGCACCGATCTCTGACTATGAAATGGCGAAGCTCAGAGAGATGTCAGGAGGGCTTATCCCGCACCGACGGTCGGTGAACACTCACCGCGCTTTCCGAGTTGGTGAGATGGCGGCAATCGCTGCGGGTCCGTTCGCGCATCAGGTTGCGCAGATTGCCGGCCTACACGGGACAAAGGCGCGGGTGTTTCTGAATCTTTTCAATGGAACGAGAGAGGTTGAAGTCGACCTTGATATGCTGGACGTGGCATGA